The Urocitellus parryii isolate mUroPar1 chromosome 6, mUroPar1.hap1, whole genome shotgun sequence genome includes a window with the following:
- the LOC144255335 gene encoding small integral membrane protein 13, translating into MWHNVGLTLLVFVATLLIVLLLMVCGWYFVWHLFLSKFKFLRELVGDTGSQEGDHEPSGSETEEDPSSSPHRIRSARQRRAPTDEGH; encoded by the coding sequence ATGTGGCACAACGTCGGGCTGACGCTGCTGGTGTTCGTGGCCACGCTGCTGATCGTCCTGCTGCTGATGGTGTGCGGTTGGTATTTTGTGTGGCATCTGTTTTTATCTAAATTCAAGTTTCTACGGGAACTAGTGGGAGACACAGGATCCCAGGAGGGAGATCATGAGCCTTCAGGGtctgaaactgaagaagaccCTTCATCCTCTCCACACAGAATCAGATCTGCACGCCAAAGGAGGGCACCTACTGACGAAGGCCATTGA